The Kribbella shirazensis genomic interval CTCGAAGCCCTCGGCGCCAAGGTCGAACGCGGCGTCTTCGGAGCGAACATGCAGGTCTCCCTCACCAACGACGGCCCGGTCACGCTGATCCTCGACGCCTGACAACGAACCGGCCCCCGGATCCGCAGGGGATCCGGGGGCCGGGTGTTCTGGGTCGGTGAGGTTCGACTCAGAGGGGGTCTGCTGAAATCAGCTGACGACGCCCGCGGCCGAGTGGCCGACGATGACCTTGGTGTTCAGGCTGTAGACGTCGACGACCAGCGCGTTCACCGAGATGTAGCGCTTCTGCCGCATGACCTGGTTGAAGGTCAGCTTCGCCACACCCGGGATCTCCAGGGTCTGGTTCTCGCCGGTCTTCACCGGGTACGTCTTGTTGCCGACCTTGATCGAGGCGATGCTCGAGGACGAGCTCACGCCGGCCTTGCCGTCCTTGGTCTTCCACGCCGAGGCCGAGGACTCGACCGCGCCGATGGACAGGGTGCCGACCTTCACGCCCGCGACGTGCGAGGTGAAGTTGATGTAGGACTTGCCCTCGCCGATGGCGCCGTTCTTGGTGGTGTAGACACCGCCGACGTAGGCGACCTTCGGGATGTTCAGCTCGCCGACCGCGACCTTGACCGTCTTGCCCTCAGTACCCTGGCAGGTGGTCTGGAGCGACGTCGGGCCGGAGACGACCAGCTTGTCGGCCTGCGCCTTCGTGCCGTACGCGTCACCGATGACCAGCGCGGTCGCCGGCTTCGAGATCTCGGCGCGGGTCTTCAGCACCGCGACGTCGACGCCCTGCGGGATGTACTGGTTCTTCACCGTCGCGTGCAGCACGACCGCCTGCGCGTACGAGTAGATGCCGGAACCGGTCTTCACGCCGCCGACACGGTTCAGCACGATGTAGCCGAGGCCCGGAACGGCGACCTTGGTGTTCGGCTTCGGGTTGAGCAGCGACGGCACCGAGATCGCGCCGATCTTCACACCCGCGAAGGTCGTGGAGCCGGTGTAGGACAGCTGGCCCTTCGAGTACTTCGACGTGGTGGTGGTCTTCACGCCGGTCAGCGTGAGCAGGTTGCCGACCTTGATGTCGACGGCCGACGCGTTGCTGGTGACGCCCGTCCCGCTCTTGTCGTTGAACGCGTGCGTGTCGGTCTTCACCGAGCGCGCGATCGCCTGGTTGTTCACGTTCGCCGTGGCGAGGTCGTTCTTGTCAGCCTTGTTGGCGTCGGTGGTGCAGCCGAACTTGCTGACGACCTGCGGGCCGCTGTTCGCCAGACCGGATTGGACGTCGGTGCCGTACGAGTAACCGCTGTATCCGAAAACCGGCGAGGCGGATGCCGAACCCGAGGTCAGCGCGATCGTAGAAGCCACGCCGACAACCGCCGCAACTCCGACGGCAGCGAGCTTCTTGTATCCGATGCGGGGTCGCATTGACCCCTCCTCCCTGAGTGATGACGTGACCCGAAGTGCGGGTCAGGACACAGACACAACTCAGTCGATTGCGGTAGGTGACGAGCCGACCGCGCTCCGAGACCAAACCGTTACCTTGCCGCTCGCTCCACGAGATTTCCGGGGTCCGGCCGTAACCCGGCTGCGATGACCCGAAACCCACGATCCGCAAGCCTTCCCGGGCATGCCGAAGGGCCCGGACGCGCAAGGTCCGGGCCCCTCGGTGCTTACTTCAGGGTGGGCCACCGTCGGGTGGTGGTGGCACCTTCTGTAACGAACGACAGCTCAGACGGTGACGGCCACTTCCGCGACCTCGCCGTACTGCGCGACCACCTGGCGGTCGACCGGGTCGGCCTTCGGGGCCAGCGTGCGCAGCGTCCAGCTGCCCGGCGCCGCGAAGAACCGGAAGTGCCCGGTCGCCGAGGTCGGCACCTCCGCGGTGAACTCACCGGAGGAGTCCAGCAGCCGCACGTAC includes:
- a CDS encoding choice-of-anchor P family protein translates to MASTIALTSGSASASPVFGYSGYSYGTDVQSGLANSGPQVVSKFGCTTDANKADKNDLATANVNNQAIARSVKTDTHAFNDKSGTGVTSNASAVDIKVGNLLTLTGVKTTTTSKYSKGQLSYTGSTTFAGVKIGAISVPSLLNPKPNTKVAVPGLGYIVLNRVGGVKTGSGIYSYAQAVVLHATVKNQYIPQGVDVAVLKTRAEISKPATALVIGDAYGTKAQADKLVVSGPTSLQTTCQGTEGKTVKVAVGELNIPKVAYVGGVYTTKNGAIGEGKSYINFTSHVAGVKVGTLSIGAVESSASAWKTKDGKAGVSSSSSIASIKVGNKTYPVKTGENQTLEIPGVAKLTFNQVMRQKRYISVNALVVDVYSLNTKVIVGHSAAGVVS
- a CDS encoding DUF1416 domain-containing protein; this encodes MCGAKKGGLDLKGVDVDKEAVIQGQVLRGEEPVGGAYVRLLDSSGEFTAEVPTSATGHFRFFAAPGSWTLRTLAPKADPVDRQVVAQYGEVAEVAVTV